The following proteins come from a genomic window of Helicobacter canadensis MIT 98-5491:
- the moaA gene encoding GTP 3',8-cyclase MoaA yields MLIDSFGRVIDYIRVSVTERCNFRCLYCMPNTPMDIGREEDDVPLESVLNFIKVVIDEGVKKIRITGGEPLLRRGIAGFIGEIYRYNPNIDIALTTNAYLLEPLVKDLKEAGLKRINISLDSLKKERIVCISKRDGLEKILAGIKKAADEGLIVKLNMVPLKGINDDEVVDILEYGMNLGVGVRFIEYMENTHAKGGTIGLRSEEILQRIGEKFEFRLLKKEIFGPATLFEIPQRDSYLFGIIAPHNDDFCKTCNRIRLSSEGKLIPCLYHENAVDIKEAMLYGDTSEILRRLNLCIQNKPEKNDWNLNEISTRAFYKTGG; encoded by the coding sequence TTGTTGATTGATAGTTTTGGGCGTGTGATTGATTATATTCGCGTAAGTGTTACAGAGAGATGTAATTTTCGTTGCCTTTATTGTATGCCAAATACTCCTATGGATATAGGTAGAGAGGAAGATGATGTGCCTTTAGAGAGTGTATTGAATTTTATTAAAGTTGTGATTGATGAGGGGGTAAAAAAAATCCGAATCACAGGTGGAGAGCCATTGCTTAGGCGAGGTATTGCTGGATTTATAGGAGAGATTTATCGCTATAATCCTAACATTGATATTGCATTAACCACCAATGCTTATCTTTTAGAACCCCTTGTGAAAGATTTAAAAGAGGCAGGTTTAAAGAGAATTAATATTTCTCTTGATTCGCTTAAAAAAGAGAGAATTGTTTGCATTTCTAAACGCGATGGCTTAGAAAAAATCTTAGCAGGTATTAAGAAAGCTGCCGATGAAGGCTTGATTGTTAAGCTAAATATGGTGCCCCTAAAGGGAATTAATGATGATGAGGTAGTGGATATTTTAGAATATGGAATGAATCTTGGTGTGGGTGTGCGATTTATAGAATATATGGAAAATACACACGCTAAAGGTGGGACTATTGGTCTTAGAAGTGAGGAGATTTTACAAAGGATTGGTGAAAAATTTGAGTTTAGACTTCTGAAAAAAGAAATATTTGGACCAGCAACTTTGTTTGAAATACCACAAAGAGATTCTTATCTTTTTGGTATTATTGCTCCCCATAATGATGATTTTTGTAAAACTTGCAATCGAATCCGCTTAAGTAGTGAAGGGAAGTTAATACCTTGCCTTTATCATGAAAATGCCGTGGATATTAAAGAAGCAATGCTTTATGGGGATACTAGTGAGATTTTGCGTAGGCTTAATCTCTGTATCCAAAATAAGCCTGAAAAGAATGATTGGAATCTAAATGAGATTTCAACGAGAGCTTTTTACAAAACAGGTGGATAA
- a CDS encoding deoxyguanosinetriphosphate triphosphohydrolase family protein yields MNPHHRFFPVNPDFRNPFRRDRDRILHSSYFRRLEYKTQVFLNQSGDYFRTRLTHSLEVSQIARTLAEYLKLDENLAEAIALAHDLGHTPFGHAGGDELDKIMRHYGYHCGFDHNFQSFRVVTSLEKRYKEFDGLNLTFATLEGILKHSYPYEKSFLNPWHKETFKPEFHPSLEAIIVDLSDEIAYISHDIDDGVKYGLLHFEDLQDSKLVSDSIHYVKTIEKISQNDPIFRYRFTSKLITLLVYDIIENNKPCMQDKVQHFIYNAQESLPISHTPAIQKEIKILKKILFKKLYRHEEISRKMFMGKRCVRKLYECFNNDINLLPNQMRNKIEKGAKIHRVCADYIASMTDRYAMALYHELGF; encoded by the coding sequence ATGAATCCACATCACCGCTTTTTTCCAGTCAATCCCGATTTTAGAAATCCCTTTAGAAGAGATAGAGATAGAATCTTGCATAGCTCATATTTTAGACGCTTAGAATACAAAACACAAGTCTTTTTGAATCAAAGTGGAGATTATTTCCGCACGCGTCTCACGCATTCACTAGAAGTTAGCCAAATTGCAAGAACACTTGCAGAATATTTAAAGCTCGATGAAAACTTAGCTGAAGCCATCGCTCTAGCTCACGATTTGGGACATACACCTTTTGGACACGCAGGAGGAGATGAACTTGATAAAATAATGCGACATTACGGATATCATTGCGGCTTTGATCATAATTTTCAATCCTTTAGAGTAGTGACTAGCCTAGAGAAACGCTATAAAGAATTTGATGGCTTAAATCTCACTTTTGCTACTTTAGAAGGCATCTTAAAACATTCCTATCCCTATGAAAAATCATTTTTAAATCCGTGGCATAAAGAAACTTTTAAGCCCGAATTTCATCCAAGCCTAGAAGCGATCATTGTTGATTTATCTGATGAGATTGCTTATATTAGTCACGATATAGATGATGGTGTCAAATATGGACTACTCCACTTTGAAGACCTACAAGATAGCAAACTTGTAAGCGATTCAATCCATTATGTCAAAACAATTGAAAAAATTTCCCAAAATGATCCGATTTTCCGCTATCGATTCACTTCAAAACTCATTACACTACTTGTTTATGACATTATAGAAAACAATAAGCCTTGTATGCAAGACAAAGTGCAACACTTTATCTACAACGCTCAAGAATCACTCCCCATTAGTCATACACCAGCCATACAAAAAGAAATCAAGATTCTAAAAAAGATTCTCTTTAAAAAACTCTATCGACACGAGGAAATTTCAAGAAAAATGTTTATGGGCAAACGATGTGTGAGAAAACTTTATGAATGTTTTAATAATGATATCAATCTTTTACCCAACCAAATGCGTAATAAAATTGAAAAAGGTGCTAAGATTCACCGCGTATGTGCTGATTATATTGCCTCTATGACTGACCGATACGCTATGGCGCTTTATCACGAATTAGGATTCTAG
- a CDS encoding Dps family protein: MEKIVQQLKQIQADSAVFYIKLHNYHWNVKGMDFHPVHAALESMYDEMADLMDDMAERVLQIGQKPYVTIKDMLAASKIKEESGTSFDSKTIIQAILPEYEYFLKAFRELSDTASEANDKATTALADEKIASLEKAIWMIKAQLA, translated from the coding sequence ATGGAAAAGATCGTTCAACAACTTAAACAAATTCAAGCAGATAGTGCAGTTTTTTATATTAAATTACATAACTATCATTGGAATGTTAAGGGAATGGATTTTCATCCCGTTCATGCGGCGTTAGAAAGTATGTATGATGAAATGGCGGATTTAATGGATGATATGGCAGAACGCGTTTTGCAAATCGGGCAAAAACCATATGTAACTATTAAGGATATGTTAGCAGCTAGTAAAATCAAAGAAGAGAGTGGCACAAGCTTTGATTCTAAAACAATCATCCAAGCGATTTTGCCTGAATATGAGTATTTTTTAAAGGCTTTTAGAGAGCTTTCTGACACAGCTAGTGAAGCTAATGATAAGGCGACTACTGCATTGGCTGATGAAAAAATCGCAAGTTTAGAAAAAGCAATTTGGATGATAAAAGCACAGCTTGCATAA
- a CDS encoding molybdenum cofactor guanylyltransferase, whose protein sequence is MESCVILCGGKSSRMGQKKENLDFLGESLADFQAKKMQKIFSQVYFSSKKPISNSSHLQTLLDLNAEFAPIFGLESVLKTLKKDIFILSIDTPFLSEESIKKLIASYQKAKKPTFAKNQKIHPLLGIYTYEALAHIQHQIAQKNYRLMDLLGRLNVDFVEIPESQTQNLNTPKEYQNALQGYLNG, encoded by the coding sequence ATGGAGAGTTGTGTAATTTTGTGTGGTGGCAAAAGCTCAAGAATGGGTCAAAAAAAAGAAAATTTAGATTTTTTGGGTGAAAGCTTGGCGGATTTTCAAGCTAAAAAAATGCAAAAAATCTTCTCTCAAGTCTATTTTTCTAGCAAAAAGCCTATATCTAACTCAAGTCATCTCCAAACCCTTTTGGATTTGAATGCAGAATTTGCTCCTATTTTTGGTTTAGAGAGCGTTTTAAAAACACTAAAAAAAGATATTTTCATCCTTAGCATTGACACTCCCTTTTTAAGTGAAGAAAGCATTAAAAAACTCATCGCTTCCTACCAAAAAGCTAAAAAGCCAACCTTTGCAAAGAATCAAAAAATTCACCCACTTCTTGGAATTTACACTTATGAAGCCCTAGCCCACATTCAACACCAAATTGCACAAAAAAATTATCGCCTGATGGATTTATTAGGGCGTTTAAATGTTGATTTTGTGGAAATTCCAGAATCCCAAACTCAAAATCTCAACACCCCCAAAGAATACCAAAATGCCTTACAAGGATATTTAAATGGCTGA
- a CDS encoding MBL fold metallo-hydrolase, which translates to MVVFENDFFKILRKPFGEYQTNCYLAISQDETESLVIDPGIGATNWVLENAKNPLAILNTHGHFDHVWSNAALQEKLPNVPLLCPFEDAFMLQKDFFNTGLQESKPNILVGADCDSVIVEFHSNVSNLGRKNQFNYGDFEIEFICYPGHTPGCSVIVLNHKKIPNQKVMFSGDFVFYRSIGRSDFPYSDSATMKASLETFIQSKEDILIFPGHGRETTFKQEKENIPYWLMRF; encoded by the coding sequence ATGGTTGTTTTTGAAAATGATTTTTTTAAGATTTTAAGGAAGCCTTTTGGGGAATATCAAACAAATTGTTATCTTGCAATTTCGCAAGATGAAACTGAATCGTTAGTGATTGATCCTGGGATTGGAGCGACTAATTGGGTTTTGGAAAATGCCAAAAATCCACTCGCTATTTTAAACACGCACGGACATTTTGATCATGTTTGGAGTAATGCTGCATTGCAGGAGAAATTACCAAATGTTCCTTTATTATGTCCTTTTGAAGATGCTTTTATGTTGCAAAAAGATTTTTTTAATACAGGATTGCAAGAATCTAAGCCAAATATTTTAGTGGGTGCTGATTGTGATTCTGTTATTGTAGAGTTTCATTCTAATGTTTCTAATTTGGGTAGAAAAAATCAATTTAATTATGGAGATTTTGAAATAGAGTTTATTTGTTATCCTGGACATACTCCAGGTTGCAGTGTGATTGTATTAAACCACAAAAAAATTCCCAATCAAAAAGTAATGTTTAGTGGAGATTTTGTGTTTTATCGATCTATTGGACGCAGTGATTTTCCTTATTCAGATAGTGCAACAATGAAAGCGAGTTTAGAGACTTTTATACAATCAAAAGAAGATATATTAATTTTTCCTGGACACGGCAGAGAGACAACTTTTAAACAAGAGAAAGAAAATATTCCTTATTGGCTTATGAGATTTTAA
- the flhB gene encoding flagellar biosynthesis protein FlhB, with protein MADEEEKTEAPSARKIEKAREEGNVIKSPDVNAFLGLVVGLVLIFLCFNFWVDGLSAIFFEVYHIFNQDLTRSNAISLTISLVFKILYLLAPIFGALMLIGIVANISQSGFLLTTKAIQPKLQKLNFISGLKNIISLKKLLDGFLITFKVLTAFIIAFFVFLGFMKELTTVSLFPIGDQMIWLKDKALILIAILLAFFLVMAITDYLIKRYQYFKSLRMSKQEVKDEFKNQEGDQQVKGKIRSLMFQAAKKRMMQNIPNADVVVTNPTHYAVALRYDSTKERAPRVLAKGVDFLAQRIKEIAKENEIPIIENPPLARALYKDVDIDKEIPETLYQAMVEILIKVQQINEERKKSINF; from the coding sequence ATGGCTGATGAAGAAGAAAAGACCGAAGCCCCTTCTGCACGCAAAATAGAAAAAGCTCGTGAGGAAGGGAATGTCATAAAAAGCCCTGATGTTAATGCTTTTTTGGGATTAGTTGTAGGACTTGTTTTAATCTTTTTATGCTTTAATTTTTGGGTGGATGGCTTAAGTGCGATCTTCTTTGAAGTCTATCACATTTTTAACCAAGATCTCACACGCTCTAATGCCATTTCTCTGACAATTTCTTTAGTTTTTAAAATCCTTTATTTACTTGCACCCATTTTTGGCGCCTTAATGCTTATAGGGATTGTTGCCAACATTTCCCAAAGTGGTTTTTTATTAACCACAAAAGCCATCCAACCCAAACTCCAAAAACTCAATTTCATTAGTGGCTTAAAAAATATCATTTCTCTTAAAAAATTACTTGATGGATTCTTGATTACTTTTAAAGTTTTAACGGCTTTTATCATTGCTTTTTTTGTATTTTTAGGCTTTATGAAAGAGCTAACTACCGTCTCACTTTTTCCTATTGGTGATCAAATGATTTGGTTAAAAGACAAGGCTCTCATTCTCATTGCCATATTATTAGCCTTTTTTTTAGTGATGGCAATTACTGATTATCTTATCAAGCGTTATCAATATTTCAAATCCTTGCGTATGAGCAAACAAGAAGTCAAAGATGAATTTAAAAATCAAGAAGGGGACCAACAAGTCAAAGGAAAAATACGCTCCTTGATGTTTCAAGCCGCCAAAAAACGAATGATGCAGAATATCCCTAATGCGGATGTTGTGGTTACCAACCCAACTCACTATGCTGTAGCTTTGCGTTATGATTCCACTAAAGAAAGAGCGCCAAGAGTTTTAGCTAAGGGAGTGGATTTTCTTGCTCAAAGAATCAAAGAAATTGCTAAAGAAAATGAAATTCCAATCATTGAAAACCCTCCTCTAGCAAGAGCGCTTTATAAAGATGTTGATATTGACAAAGAAATTCCTGAAACTCTCTACCAAGCTATGGTAGAAATCCTTATTAAAGTCCAACAAATTAATGAGGAACGCAAAAAAAGCATCAATTTCTAA
- a CDS encoding complement resistance protein TraT, with product MKKCLLIPLVSAFLLSGCVTTSLQTTTTMSQSIFIDPVAKSEQTIFVAMRNTSGQNINLSPKVTSLLQGKGYRIVDDPKEATFILQANVLYCDIKQENNAAPAAGVGAVTGAGVGLYNHSSATGGVVGGLIGAAVGGIAGKLTEDTIFQMQVDINIRQKITGGTINTNASSSRQASVNDQRRAGFLNSFAGDVASTQKTGKLNDNRANYNEQVYTSDYSEKQTTLFAEATKLNLKLEEAIPVLEDKIATQISGIF from the coding sequence GTGAAAAAATGTTTATTGATACCCTTGGTTTCAGCTTTTTTATTAAGTGGTTGTGTAACAACTTCATTGCAAACCACCACAACAATGTCTCAAAGCATTTTTATTGATCCGGTGGCAAAATCTGAACAAACTATTTTTGTTGCGATGCGAAACACTAGCGGACAGAATATTAATTTATCGCCTAAAGTAACTAGTTTGCTTCAAGGCAAGGGTTATAGAATTGTTGATGATCCAAAAGAAGCAACTTTTATTTTACAAGCCAATGTTTTGTATTGTGATATTAAACAAGAAAATAATGCGGCTCCGGCAGCTGGAGTAGGAGCAGTTACGGGAGCTGGAGTAGGACTTTATAACCACTCTTCAGCAACTGGTGGTGTTGTAGGTGGATTAATTGGCGCAGCAGTTGGTGGAATAGCAGGAAAACTCACAGAAGACACGATTTTTCAAATGCAAGTAGATATCAATATTCGTCAAAAAATCACTGGTGGGACAATCAATACCAATGCAAGTTCTTCAAGACAGGCTTCAGTGAATGATCAAAGAAGGGCAGGTTTTTTAAATAGTTTTGCAGGAGATGTGGCAAGCACTCAAAAAACAGGCAAACTCAATGACAACAGAGCCAATTATAATGAGCAAGTTTATACTAGCGATTATTCCGAAAAACAAACTACTCTTTTTGCGGAAGCTACCAAGTTGAATCTTAAGCTAGAAGAGGCAATTCCTGTTTTAGAGGATAAAATAGCAACTCAAATTAGCGGAATCTTTTAG